The nucleotide window GCTGATCCTTTATACATCCGGAATAATTTTGGCAGTGATCATGTCCAAGTTATTCAAACGATTCCTTTTCCGTAAGGAAGATGTTCCTTTTGTTATGGAACTGCCGCCATATCGGCAACCTACCTTTATTTCTGTTTTTCGCCACATGTGGCAAAAGGCATGGCAATATCTGCGGAAAATGGGAGGGATTATTTTAATTGCTTCTATTGTTATTTGGTTTTTAGGTTATTTTCCACGGAATACGGAGTCGATGGTACATTATGACCAGCTTATAGAACAAGCTTCAGGTAATGAAGAAGAAGTTGCCCAATTGGAACAGAAACAAAAAATGCTTCATCAGGAAGAATCATATATTGGCCGGATCGGGAAATTTATTGAACCGGTGCTCCGTCCGATCGGTTTTGACTGGAAGACCAGTGTAGCGCTATTAAGTGGAATGGCCGCCAAAGAAGTAGTTGTCAGCACAATGGGAGTTCTTTACTCAGGAGATGAGGAGGCGCATGAATTACCGGAAAAACTGAAGTCTGCCCAACGTTCGGACGGAACTCCGGCATTTACCCCTTTAATAGCACTATGCCTGATGCTCTTTGTCTTGATTTATTTTCCATGTATTGCTACGATTATAGCTATAAAAAATGAATCCGGATCGTGGAAATGGGGACTTTTTGCCATTTTTTATACCACAGTGCTGGCATGGATGGTTTCATTTATGGTATTCAAAATCGGAACTTTGCTCGGTTTTTAGTTGAAAATATCATTGTATACTTAACGATTATCCTTACCTTTGTGAGGATAAAATGCCATTACAGTGATCATTGCAGTAGATTTTGACGGGACCATAGTCGAAGATAAATATCCCGGAATCGGTAAAGAAAAACGATTTGCTTTTATGACCCTAAAAGATTTACAAAAACAGGGACATCGGTTAATTTTATGGACTTATCGATCAGGAAGGTCTTTAGAAGACGCTGTAGAATTCTGCCGTAAGAATGGAATAGAATTTTATGCGGTAAACCGCAGTTATCCGGAAGAAAAAATGGATGAATCTCAGGTCAGTCGTAAAATACATGCGGATGTTTTCATTGATGACCGCAATATAGGTGGCTTTATCGGATGGGGAGAAGTATGGCAGATGCTGAATCAAGAAACTTCCAGGGAAAATACTTCCGGTAAGAAATGGTTGAATTTCAGAAAAAAATCATGATATGTTAAAAGTTAAATTGGCTTTTTTCCTTTGTTGTTTTGCTTTTTCATCCTGGTCGTGTAACGGCGGGGGAAATTCCAAGAATACTTCGGATAAAAAGACTTCTCCGACTGTTCAAAGTAAATCTTCCCGTTCACGTCAAGCTGAAATTGTTTCGCCTAAAAACAATGAACGATTTCCTTTAACTTCGGATATAATACTTTCTTTGAAGCCTAAAAATGAAAATACCACTGTGGATTCCATACGATGGTTCATTGATGGTAAATGGATAGTGACAATTCCGACATTTAAAGATCATACATGGAATACCTCAGGGCAAACCACCGGGACACACCGTATAGAAGCCGTAGCATATTATCCCGGCGGGCAACGTGAAATAATTCCAACCAGTATATTATTGCTGGCAAGCAAGGCTCCCAAACCATACACTTATAAAATCATCAAAACTTATCCACATGACATAAAGGCTTATACGCAGGGATTGCTTTTTGATGATGGTTTTCTTTATGAAAGTACAGGATTGAAAGGTTTATCTTCACTGAGAAAGGTTGATCTCACTACCGGTGAGGTTTTGCAGGTAATGAACATTCCTCCTGATATGTTTGGCGAAGGTCTGGCCCTGGTGGATGATCGCCTGGTACAAATCACTTATAAGGATCAGGTTGCATTTGTATATAATAAGAGTGACTTTAAATTGTTGAATAAAATCACATACCCGATGCGCGAAGGGTGGGGGATAGTCTATGATGGGGTGAATCTTCTCATGACGGATGGTTCTGCTAATTTATATTTCCTGGATAAGAATTATTTGACAGAAATCCGGCGTATAGAAATATGCGATCACAACGGGCCTGTTGTGCATTTAAACGAACTGGAATACATAAATGGTGAGTTATGGGCCAATGTGTATCTGAAAGATGAAATTTTGCGTATAAATCCAACTACAGGTGAAGTTACAGGACGAATTGATATGAGAGGACTATTAAAGGCAAGTGACCAGCATGCGGCTATTGATGTTCTGAATGGAATAGCTTATGATCGGGATAGCGGGAAAATTTATGTTACCGGGAAAAACTGGCCGAAATTATTTGAGATACAAGTGATCGAAAAGTAGATTATTAATTTTTAAACCCGTGACCGGACACGTGGTTTATTTATTTTTATGGACTTCATTGTTCTCTTGGTAGTTGCTCCAACAGGTTTTTAAATTCACAGCCGGCACATCCTTCACATTTGTTCAATGGCTGTTTCCTTAGAAAAAATCGATACAATTTGTAACACAACCATATAGCGGTTAATGATCCGATAATGTATGTGATAATATCCTGTAACATGGAATTCTGCGTTTAACTTATCTCTTTGTTAGAAAAAATGTAATTTTAATTGCTTATGTATAGGTTTATATACGGATCTGAATAGAAAATGTTACATAAATTAATGTGAATTATTTCAAAGTTTTATACTCTTTGGAAGCGTATCTATCAAAATTGTCTGATGGTAAACAAACAATTTATTTATCTTTGCAGATGTTGTTCGTAACGTTTGCCATTCGTTTTCAACAACCAAATGTATTCATGAAACATGAAATTACTCTATCATCTCGGAAAATATTATATATTGGTTGGGAAAGTTTTCTCAAAGCCTGAAAAAGTTTCTATTTATTACCGTAGGGTACTTAAGGAAATAGAATTATTAGGGGTAAATTCTTTAGGCATCGTTGCCCTGGTATCCGTATTCATTGGAGCGGTAATTACCATGCAAACCGCCTATAATATAGAAAACCCGTTTATTCCGAAATACCTGATCGGATTAATGGCCCGTGACACCATGATGCTGGAGTTTGCTTCTACCATGATCGCACTGATTCTTGCCGGAAAAGTCGGTTCAAGTATTTCTTCGGAAATTGGCACCATGCGTGTGACAGAACAAATCGATGCCCTTGAAATTATGGGGGTTAATTCGGCTTGTTACCTGATACTTCCTAAAATTATTGCCAATGTTTTCTTTTTTCCAATACTGACAATTTTAAGTATGGTCATTGGCATATGGGGAGGTTGGCTGATATGTGTCCTGCTGAATATTATTACCCCTGAGAATTATATCCTGGGGATAAGGTATGCCTTTATCCCTTATTATATTTTCTATTCATGTGTCAAGATGGTATTATATGCGTTCATCATTTCTACTGTGCCTGCCTATCATGGTTATTATGTTGAAGGTGGATCACTTGAAGTCGGGAAAGCCAGTACCCGATCTGTTGTTTATTGCAGCGTATTGATACTTTCGGTTGATTTAATCATTACCCAAATGTTACTATCATGATAGAAGTAAAAGATGTTGTGGTACGATTCGGAGAAAAGACAGTCCTGGATCATGTATCTACTTATTTTGATAGGGGTAAGACCAATCTGGTCATTGGGCGGAGCGGATCAGGTAAAACCGTATTGTTAAAGTCCATTGTCGGGCTTGTGGATATTACTGAAGGAGAGATCTTATATGATCAGGTGGTTTTTAACCAACTGGATTTTACGGGGCAGAAAGAGATACGGAAACAGATCGGTATGATTTTCCAGGGAAGTGCATTGTTCGATTTTCTGAATGTTGAGAAAAATGTCATGTTTCCATTGGATATGTTTACCAATATGAGTATCCGTGAAAAACGTAATCGTGTAAATTTCTGTCTAAACAGGGTAAATCTTGAAAAAGTAAATAAATTATCCCCATCGGAATTGAGTGGTGGAATGAAAAAGCGTGTAGCCATTGCCCGTGCGATTGCCCTTAACCCAAAATATCTTTTATGTGATGAGCCTAATTCCGGACTTGATCCGCAAACAGCAATTGTCATTGATAACCTGATTAAGGAGATTACAGAGGAGTTTAACATGACCACCATCATTAATACCCATGACATGAATTCAGTGCTGGAAATCGGAGATAAGGTGACTTTTATTTATGAAGGGCACATAGAGTGGGAGGGTAGTAAAGATGATATATTAAGTTCCCGGAATAAACATCTGGATGATTTTGTATTCGCTTCCGAATTAGGTAAAAAAATAAAAAAGGCTGCAGAAGCTCCGCAACCACCAGAAGGAAATAAATAAAAATTATACTGCGAAAGCGTCTGTGATGGGTGCGAACATGACACCGCAGCAAAGGCAGTAACATAATGATGGTTTTTCTTTTCTTTCTTTCGGAGAAAGTATTTTTGCCAGTAATTCCTGGGCATAATTATTGTATTCAAAATGTATTTCCTTACACCCGCATTCGGGGCATTCAATGATTGATTTTTCCTGATTTTCAAAATTACTCATGTTTATTTTGGTATTTATTTACCATACAAAAATAAACATGCAGTGTAACGATAAGGTTAAGTATATATTATCTAATCTTTAAATAATTGAACAGCCTGGAATACTCATTCCAGGCTGTTCAATTATTTAAAGAAACAAATGTAAGTGTTTTTGGTTTTGATTTAATGCAGGAAAGAATATGCTGCAAAAACCTTAGCATTTTTTCAGGGATGATATCATCCCCTGCTTTCCATACTGCTGGCATCAGGATTAAGAAATTCAATGGCTTTCTTAACCTCCTGGTCACTTACTCCGCTATCTTTCGATCCCCTGTTTTCCTCAGGTTCTTCATCCATGATCATTTTTTTTGTTTCTTCTACAATACAATCAATATTTTGATGTACTTTCCCATTGTCTTTGTTTTCTTCGTTCTTCATGGTTAAATATTTAATGTTATTTAATAATTTCCCGGTTTTCCGCCCTCTTAATATCCTTTTTCAGGTATTCCCAAATACCTGTTCTTTCTTCTTGTCCCGGATTCAGGTTCATTTCCACTAATATTTGATCTATGGTATGAATCATGTGAATATCAAATGTATCTTCATCAAAATCTTTTAAGTTCTCACTGATCTTTACAATTGCTTCTGATCCCTTTTCCGGCATTTTATCAGGGATATGAACCTTTTCTCGAAAACGTTTTTTGATGTCATTTAAAACATTGCTGGTGATCTTTATTTCGTTATTTTCCATGGTACATTAAAAAGATTGTGTTAATGATGCAAAATTAAGATAAAAACGGATAATTTTCACATTTAATGTCGACTCAAACCTGAAATCCGGATTTGTCAGGCCTGTTCAATGTTATTTCAGCCAAATCATATAGCTTTTTTGGGCGTTATCAGCTATTATTACAAATATTATGCATCCCAACAATATCAATTCATATTTCCGGCTTTCTAAGCCTATATTGATAATTAGGAAATCTGAAAATAAGCAAGAATATTATATTAATAATAAAAATAAATTATCTTTGACCTATATTATTTATCAGTTAAGTTTTTATTGAAAGTTTTTGAGTTTTTATACCTTACTGCTGTTTTTAAGTTATATTTTCCCACACTTCTTTTTATAAACGCTCAACACAAATCATTTTTTATGAATATTTTTATTTCGAATCTTAATTTTAAGGTTCAGAGCGAAGATTTAAATGAAATTTTTGCGGAATATGGCAATGTTACATCAGCCAAAGTCATTACCGATAAATTCTCCGGACGTTCCAGGGGGTTTGGTTTCGTTGAAATGGACGACGAGGAAGCAGCCAAGAAAGCTATTGCAGAGTTAGACGGAGCCGAATATGTCGGTAAAACCATCAATGTATCTGTGGCAAAGCCAAGGACAGAGAACAGAAGCAACGACAGGAATAACAGGAGAGAGTCCGGACAAAACAGACGTGATAATTCCTGGGATAGATACTAAAAATTTGAAGGTGAAAAAGGAAACCTAATTGGTTTCCTTCTTTTTTTCATAAACCTAATAATATTAACGGTAAGACATTAAAATAACCACAAAATCTTAATAAATGGCAAGACCCACTTCATTCAATAAAAGGGAAAACGAAAAAAAGAAATTATCTAAACGAATTGAAAAACAGAAAAGAAAGGAGGAACGAAAAGCAGCTCCAACCAAATCATTCGACGATATGATTGCTTATGTTGATGAGAACGGGATGATTTCCGATGCACCTCCGGAGACTACAGAAAAAGAAGAAATCAATGTTGAAGATATTGCCATCTCTGTTCCTAAAAAAGTTGATGAAGAAACCATTCGTAACGGAAAAGTGGAGTACTTTAATTATGCCAGGGGTTACGGGTTTATAAAAGATTCAGAAAGTGCTGAAAAATTTTTTTTTCACATCAAGAACAGCCCTGCCGGGATACAGGAAGGCGATACGGTATCTTTTGAGTTCCAGAAAGGTTCCGGAAAAAAAGACATTACAAATATTCATATAAATAATAGATAACAATCAAATTATCCGAAGTTTTATCTGTTATTAAGCTTAACAAAATAGCCACCTATTCGGGTGGCTATTTTGTTAAAAATGACACTGATAAGTACTCAATAATATACTATTTCGCGCCTCTTGATATTTTGCTTTCCTGACGGATGATTTTTCCTTCAGCAGTGAGCCCTTCCATAATTACCGTATAAGTAGTCTGGGCATCGGCAGTATAAAAACTGAACGATGCTATTCCGGTGCTGTCTGTATGTACATCTGGCTGCCAGTGAATGGTGGTCCTCAGGTCGGGCTTCGGATTGTTTTTTTCCTTCGGAGTATCATATTTGGGTGCATAAAATTCCACGGGAGACTGGTATCCGAGAGGCCTGATACTGTTTATATGAAAGGACTTCTTAGGAGCCTTCGTAATATTACCATCCTTGGTGTGGATCGCAATTGCCCCGTTTGCTCCTTGCGAACCGAACATAGCCGTAGTACCAGCGTTCTTTAAGATGTCCACCTGGGCAACATCATCAACAACGATATAATCCAGCATTTCTATATCTGTAATAACATCATCAATTATCAATAAAGGTGTTCCCTGGTTACGGATACTTATATTAGTACTATTGCTACCATATACTCCTAACCGCATCAGTATGGAATATATATTCGTGGCAGGAAATTTCCCCAAATCTTCTTCAGTTAATGTATTATCAGCCTGTGAATAATATGTCGACTTACGCGGAGGTTTTTTTTGAGCGACAATTTCCACTTCTTCCAGATGGATGATCCTCATGCCGTTTTCAGAAATATATTTTTCTTCGGCTTTATCTGCGTATTTCAAAAACACCTCATTTTTTATACTCTCGGTTGGAGGAGCTAAGGGGATTTCCCTTTTTGGAAATGTCTCCTTGTCAATCAATACTTCATAACGTTTTAATTTTGATTCTGAGTGCGCTTGTACCATGTATGTCACACTATCGGGCAATTCGCAGTTATGGAAATAAAACCGACCATCCTTGTCTGATACCGCATTGTCAAAACAATTGTGTTTCTCAGATATAGTCATCATGGTGAGTTTGATATTTTCAGCAGGTTTTCCACCTAATACACTTTTTACCGTACCTGATATTTCCGGACCTTTTTCCAGAAAAGAGGTTGGCCGTACAAGATCACCTTTTATCATCCTGCTGATATCATAGCGCCTCCATCCCTGGGTAAGCATCAATAAGTCCAGTGCACGGGCCGAAGTATTGTTTTTCCTGAAATAAAATCCGGGATTTTCTATATTTCCCCTGAGGTCTGATGTCAATAACAGGGTGGTCAATATATTGAAGGAGGAATCAGGGACAACTTCCCTGTCATCAGTCACTGATACGGAAAAAGTCCCCATCATAGGATTTTCATCATGATCAGTGAATGTAATGGTATTCTGTACCAGTGAACGATCTGCATAATTCGCTTTATCTGTTTGATAATGAGTGATAGCCTGGTCATCATTATCGACAAACACCAGCCGCTCACTGATAGGCTGTAATTGCCTGTCCAACAATAAAACATGAAGAACACCTGAAGGAAAGGATTCTTTGGGAAACAAAACAAATTCTTTTGCCAAATCCCATTGAGCGGCATAATGGACAATACCTCTTGTATGGGCCAGAATATAAACCGGATCATGGGATATTCCTTTCGGTTTAAGGACAGATACATATAATCTGTTCCTTACCCAACTGCATGCCAGTGAATATCCAAACTCATGTACTTCGGGAAGTTTGAATTCTTTAGATATACCTTTTTCGTTTTTGCATACAACACGGTAGGCTTTTCCCTTTTCAGGGATCAGTGTAAACGAACCTGTTCCCCGGAAATCACTGGAAAATTCGCCTATATTATTGCCTTGTTCATCCATCACGGTTCCTGTAACATCTTCCGGAGCACCGTTCGATTTTAATGATTTAAAGGCTACACGGTTGGATACAGAAGATATCAAATTGCCTCCTTCCGGGAAAAAGGTAACATCAAAATCATTATCCGGTAGAGGTATAGAAAAATATTTCCTGTAAATGGCTTTGTCTTTAACTACTTCCAATGACATTACCCTTTGTTTGGATGTAGCAGGCAGGTTAAAAGTGATGCTTGATCTTCCATCGCTTCCTGTCTTGATCTCCATTTCTTTTCCGGTATTGACTTTTGCTTTTACAATCTCAGGAACGACAGGGGAGGAGGTTTCGACACTTGAAAAGCTGATATTAGCTGTTATTTTTTTATCCGAATCAAAAGTAAACTGTGTATCAATCTTTATCAAACGTGATTGCGGATCACCTATGTAAATATTTTTAAGGAAGAAATAATCTTCATCCAGGCTGCGCATAAAACTGGTATAGGCCCTTAAACTATAATTACCTTCAGGAATATCATCAGGAATAGGTATGTTACCGGCATATATACCCTCATCCTGGCGTATTTTTGTCCTGAGCACCAACGAATCCAGCGGGTTGATCAGTTCCACATACACATACCTGCTGGCAACGGCAGGAGTATGCAGAGCCGAGTGTGCCAGATGGGCCCGAAACCAGATACGTTCTCCGGAAATATAATATGGTTTATCTGTATGGATATGGATTTTTTCCTGGGGAAATGCTTGTAATTGATTGTTAAACAGAAGGGTCAAGGTATCTGTAATTAATTCCTGACAGGATAAAGTCAAAGAAAATCCGGTTAGGAACAAAAGCAAACTCAGTTTTTTCATTCGTTTAAATTAATTTGAGATTGTGATTAATTGGACTTTTAATTGTTGGTTACGTTTAATCTCCAAATGTATATTTTTCATGTAATAAATCAAAATCATTTACTATATCGTGTTATTTTGTTTTCCTGACGGATGATTTTCCCGTTATCGGTGATTCCTTCCATAATC belongs to Bacteroidales bacterium and includes:
- a CDS encoding cold shock domain-containing protein; translation: MARPTSFNKRENEKKKLSKRIEKQKRKEERKAAPTKSFDDMIAYVDENGMISDAPPETTEKEEINVEDIAISVPKKVDEETIRNGKVEYFNYARGYGFIKDSESAEKFFFHIKNSPAGIQEGDTVSFEFQKGSGKKDITNIHINNR
- a CDS encoding ATP-binding cassette domain-containing protein, with product MIEVKDVVVRFGEKTVLDHVSTYFDRGKTNLVIGRSGSGKTVLLKSIVGLVDITEGEILYDQVVFNQLDFTGQKEIRKQIGMIFQGSALFDFLNVEKNVMFPLDMFTNMSIREKRNRVNFCLNRVNLEKVNKLSPSELSGGMKKRVAIARAIALNPKYLLCDEPNSGLDPQTAIVIDNLIKEITEEFNMTTIINTHDMNSVLEIGDKVTFIYEGHIEWEGSKDDILSSRNKHLDDFVFASELGKKIKKAAEAPQPPEGNK
- a CDS encoding TonB-dependent receptor plug domain-containing protein is translated as MKKLSLLLFLTGFSLTLSCQELITDTLTLLFNNQLQAFPQEKIHIHTDKPYYISGERIWFRAHLAHSALHTPAVASRYVYVELINPLDSLVLRTKIRQDEGIYAGNIPIPDDIPEGNYSLRAYTSFMRSLDEDYFFLKNIYIGDPQSRLIKIDTQFTFDSDKKITANISFSSVETSSPVVPEIVKAKVNTGKEMEIKTGSDGRSSITFNLPATSKQRVMSLEVVKDKAIYRKYFSIPLPDNDFDVTFFPEGGNLISSVSNRVAFKSLKSNGAPEDVTGTVMDEQGNNIGEFSSDFRGTGSFTLIPEKGKAYRVVCKNEKGISKEFKLPEVHEFGYSLACSWVRNRLYVSVLKPKGISHDPVYILAHTRGIVHYAAQWDLAKEFVLFPKESFPSGVLHVLLLDRQLQPISERLVFVDNDDQAITHYQTDKANYADRSLVQNTITFTDHDENPMMGTFSVSVTDDREVVPDSSFNILTTLLLTSDLRGNIENPGFYFRKNNTSARALDLLMLTQGWRRYDISRMIKGDLVRPTSFLEKGPEISGTVKSVLGGKPAENIKLTMMTISEKHNCFDNAVSDKDGRFYFHNCELPDSVTYMVQAHSESKLKRYEVLIDKETFPKREIPLAPPTESIKNEVFLKYADKAEEKYISENGMRIIHLEEVEIVAQKKPPRKSTYYSQADNTLTEEDLGKFPATNIYSILMRLGVYGSNSTNISIRNQGTPLLIIDDVITDIEMLDYIVVDDVAQVDILKNAGTTAMFGSQGANGAIAIHTKDGNITKAPKKSFHINSIRPLGYQSPVEFYAPKYDTPKEKNNPKPDLRTTIHWQPDVHTDSTGIASFSFYTADAQTTYTVIMEGLTAEGKIIRQESKISRGAK
- a CDS encoding RNA-binding protein, coding for MNIFISNLNFKVQSEDLNEIFAEYGNVTSAKVITDKFSGRSRGFGFVEMDDEEAAKKAIAELDGAEYVGKTINVSVAKPRTENRSNDRNNRRESGQNRRDNSWDRY
- a CDS encoding ABC transporter permease is translated as MKLLYHLGKYYILVGKVFSKPEKVSIYYRRVLKEIELLGVNSLGIVALVSVFIGAVITMQTAYNIENPFIPKYLIGLMARDTMMLEFASTMIALILAGKVGSSISSEIGTMRVTEQIDALEIMGVNSACYLILPKIIANVFFFPILTILSMVIGIWGGWLICVLLNIITPENYILGIRYAFIPYYIFYSCVKMVLYAFIISTVPAYHGYYVEGGSLEVGKASTRSVVYCSVLILSVDLIITQMLLS
- a CDS encoding glutaminyl-peptide cyclotransferase, whose amino-acid sequence is MLKVKLAFFLCCFAFSSWSCNGGGNSKNTSDKKTSPTVQSKSSRSRQAEIVSPKNNERFPLTSDIILSLKPKNENTTVDSIRWFIDGKWIVTIPTFKDHTWNTSGQTTGTHRIEAVAYYPGGQREIIPTSILLLASKAPKPYTYKIIKTYPHDIKAYTQGLLFDDGFLYESTGLKGLSSLRKVDLTTGEVLQVMNIPPDMFGEGLALVDDRLVQITYKDQVAFVYNKSDFKLLNKITYPMREGWGIVYDGVNLLMTDGSANLYFLDKNYLTEIRRIEICDHNGPVVHLNELEYINGELWANVYLKDEILRINPTTGEVTGRIDMRGLLKASDQHAAIDVLNGIAYDRDSGKIYVTGKNWPKLFEIQVIEK